ATAATTACAGTTAGGACATTCTCTAAAATTTATGGCCTTGCGGGCTTAAGATTGGGCTATGGCATAGCACATCCAGATATTGTCTCTCACATGCATAAAGTGCGTCATCCGTTTAATTCAAACTCGTTATCACAAATAGGTGCGCTTGCAGCACTGGATGATCAAGAGCACATACAGAGAACAAAACGGATTAACTCTGAAGGGCTGAAGTTCGTATGCACAGAGCTAGAAAATATGGGCATAACTTATGCTCCTTCTTATACTAACTTTGTGCTGATAGACTTAGACGAGGATCCAATTCCTGCCTACAACTCACTTTTAAAAGAAGGAGTTATTGTAAGACCGGTAATGGGATATGGCCTTAAGACTCATTTAAGGGTTACAATAGGAAGCGAAGAGGAAAATCAGAAATTTGTTAGCGCCGCCAAAAAAGTTTTAGGTAAATAATATGCAATTTGAGAAAATTACTATAATCGGCCTTGGCCTAATTGGAGGCTCTTTAGCAAGGGCCCTTAAAGAGTCAGGACAAGTTGAAATCGTTGTCGGGATCGACACAAACGAAGATACTTTAAAGTATGCCTTTGATAACGGGGTTATAGACGAAGGTGCGCCAGAGATAAATGAAGTGATTGAGCACTCTGAAATAGTAGTTGTAGCAACCTATGTCGGAACTATATTTGAGAGCGCAAAAAAAGCCTTTGAGGTGGCATCTCAAGGAGCAATCATAACAGATGTTGGAAGCGTAAAGTCGTCTGTTGTAAATGGTATTGAGCAGCACCTCCCGGAGCATCTTCATTTTGTTCCCGCTCATCCTATAGCAGGCACTGAAAACTCAGGCATAAGTTCATCAGATCCAGGGCTCTTTAAAGATAAAAGGTGCATTATAACCCCTACTCCTAAAACCAATCCACGCGCCGTTGATAAAGTAAGAAAAATGTGGGAGCTTGCGGGAAGCCAAGTCTATGAAATGGACCCGGGCACGCATGACCACATATTTGCAGTAGTTAGCCATCTGCCTCATGTTGTTGCCTACTCTTTAATTAATAGCGTGCTTAGCTCTAAGGATTCAGACAAACTTTTAGAATTCGCAGGCGGAGGGCTTAAAGACTACACCAGAGTCTCAGCAAGCTCGCCTGAGATGTGGACAGAGATTTTCAAAGCAAATAAAGAGCAGCTACTAAATGCAATATCTCTATTTAAAGACTCTCTTGATAAAATTGAGGGCGCTATAAGAGATGAGGATTTTGAGAAATTAAGAGCCGAGCTTGAAAAAGCCGCTCAAGCTAAGAGAAACCTGTAATCAGAGATTAGAGCCATATTTTTGTAATATTTTATCTACTATTTTATCCGGACTGTCCTTAATACTTATTGTAAAAGCATCATCGGGTTCTTGGAGAGTCTGTAGCTGGCTCTGAAGCAAGCTTGGCCCTGCATAGTGCCCTTTTCTTAAAGATAGCCGTTTTTCAAGCAGCTTTTCCTCGCCCTTAAGATATATAAAAACAACTTTTTTCCCTGGAACACGAAGCTCATCTCTGTATGATTTTTTAAGCGCAGAGCAAGCAAGTATGGCATTTCTATCTTGTTCTTCGATGAGAGAACTTAGAGCTTTTAGCCAGGGGGCTCTATCGGCATCTGTTAGAGCTATACCCTGTCTCATCTTTTCTTTATTTTCTCGGGAGTGAAAATCATCGGCGTCATAAAAGGGACTTTTTATCTTATTAGCAAGTAGATTACCAACGGTTGACTTGCCCGACCCACTAACACCCATGATTATAAATATCATTTATGGATATCCCAGCGTACGGACTAGCCTATGCCGCACTGGCAGGCTGTTATGAAAAATGAAACTGCCAGGATGGATACGATTGTTATGTAATAGCGCATATCTTTCCCTCACATTAGTAATATATTAAAAGCTTGTCCGCCTATATTTCATCCAAGCTGGCAGCTGCATGCAGCAACTAATACTGATACCAGTAGAATTGAACCTATTGTTATGTAGTAACTCATAATTTCAACCTCTTGCAATAGTATTAATTCTGAGTATATAGAATTATTTTTCTAAAGCAAATCACAAAATTAATATTAATGCATCCCACATATTATAGCAAAAATCACGTCAAACTGGACGACATGGTTAACTCCGATTTCATTTTTTCTTAACACAACCTTAACATTGCCAGGGTTTAATCCTACATCAAACGAATTTAAAGGAGGTAGTACCAATGTTTAAGGGTGTAATTGATAAAAATATAATTAGCAGCACTATGGTTGCACTAGTAATCGTTTTAGCTGCAGGATTTGCTACTGCACAAGAACCCGTAAAAGTTGATGCAGAGATTCCGGACTACACAAAAACAAGTGGTGTTTCTGGAAATATTAATAGTGTAGGATCAGACACAATGAACAACCTTATGACACTATGGTGTGAGGGTTTCACAAAAGATTATCCAAACGTTAAGTGTCAGATCGAAGGTAAAGGCTCAAGCACTGCCCCACCAGCATTAATTGAAGGAACAGCACAGTTTGGACCTATGTCACGTGCTATGAAAAGTAAAGAGATCGATGAGTTTGAAAAAGCATTTGGTTACAAACCAACTGAAGTTCCAACATCAATCGACGCTCTGGCAGTATTTGTGAACAAAGATAACCCAATTGAGTGTTTGTCAATCGAGCAGGTTGACGCTATTTTCTCCAAAAACAGAAAATGCGGCGGCGCTGAAGATATCGCTACATGGGGTCAGCTTGGACTAGAAGGCGACTGGGCTAATGTACCAATAAGCATGTACGGCAGAAACTCAGCTTCAGGTACGTATGGTTACTTCAAAAAGAAAGCTCTTTGCAAAGGAGACTACAAAGACTCAGTTAAAGAGCAGCCAGGTTCAGCTTCAGTGGTACAGGGTATCACAGAAGATAAAAGCGGTATCGGGTACAGCGGGATCGGATACATCACCTCTGGCGTGAAAGCTATCCAGCTTGGCAAAAAAGCTGGTCAGTGCGCTGATCCAAACCTACAGAACATCGTAAGCAAAGAGTATCCACTAGGAAGATATCTATATCTATATGTAAACAAAAAGCCCAATGAGCAGCTTGACCCACTACGTCTTGAGTTCCTAAAATACGTACTCAGCCATCAGGGTCAGGAAGTTGTAGTTAAAGACGGTTATCTTCCACTACCAGCAAATGTTGATGCCGAAATTATGGAAACAATTACAGCTAAGTAATTTAGCTAGATTAACAAACCTAATTCATACGGTTATTAAATGACAGCTCAAACCAGATTAAAGAAGAAAGAACAACAAGCTTCCCCCGGTATTAGACGGAGGAAGCTTGTTGATTTTATTGCAACAAGCATTGTAACTACAGGCGGTATTGCAGTTATATTGAGCATTCTCGCCATATTAGTATTCATCGGAGTTGAGACAGTTCCGCTTTTCCAAAGTGTTAAGTCTGACCTTGCAAGCTCTTTTATATTAAGAGAATCACCTGAACTTTCGTCATATTCGGTTGAAAACACCGATGACAAGACTTTTCCATTTTTAGCAACAGGTCAAGAAGAATATAGGGAAATAGGTTTTGTGGTCACAAAAGATGGCATGCTGACGTTCCTAGACCTTACTAACGGAAATACTATAAAACAGTTTGGGTTAACTGAGCTTGAGGGCAGCACTATTACCTCAAGCTTCGTTTCACAAAACAACAAACTGTATAGCTTTGGAACAAATGACGGATTTATTCTCCCTGTGCAGACCAACTATAAAGTAGATTTTGTTGGAGACAAAAGAGTAATCACACCTGATATTGTTCAGCGCGATCTATTTAAAGTATATGATGACCAGCTTGAGATAATTGCTTATGAAGAAGCCCCTGAAGAGGATGTATCAGCAGCCGCGGCCTATACAGCCTCCGGCAATCTTGTATTCGTAGCTCTTATCGTACCTGACGATGACTTCGGTTCAGGAGAACCTGAGCTCATAAGTATTGACCTAACTGAGAAGATAAATGGAAGCACTGTAACTACTATAGAATTAGACAGGTCTATTGAAAACCTATTCGTCGGAACTGACAACGGTAAAATATTTCACTGGGACGTTAGTGATAGACAAAGTCCTGAATTCCTAAGAGCCATAGATGCTACATCGGGTTCAAAAGTGGCAATTACGGCACTCGCTTTTCTACTTGGAGACCGCTCTCTATTAGT
This portion of the Thermodesulfobacteriota bacterium genome encodes:
- a CDS encoding prephenate dehydrogenase/arogenate dehydrogenase family protein, with product MQFEKITIIGLGLIGGSLARALKESGQVEIVVGIDTNEDTLKYAFDNGVIDEGAPEINEVIEHSEIVVVATYVGTIFESAKKAFEVASQGAIITDVGSVKSSVVNGIEQHLPEHLHFVPAHPIAGTENSGISSSDPGLFKDKRCIITPTPKTNPRAVDKVRKMWELAGSQVYEMDPGTHDHIFAVVSHLPHVVAYSLINSVLSSKDSDKLLEFAGGGLKDYTRVSASSPEMWTEIFKANKEQLLNAISLFKDSLDKIEGAIRDEDFEKLRAELEKAAQAKRNL
- a CDS encoding gluconokinase — its product is MIFIIMGVSGSGKSTVGNLLANKIKSPFYDADDFHSRENKEKMRQGIALTDADRAPWLKALSSLIEEQDRNAILACSALKKSYRDELRVPGKKVVFIYLKGEEKLLEKRLSLRKGHYAGPSLLQSQLQTLQEPDDAFTISIKDSPDKIVDKILQKYGSNL
- a CDS encoding phosphate ABC transporter substrate-binding protein PstS family protein, giving the protein MVALVIVLAAGFATAQEPVKVDAEIPDYTKTSGVSGNINSVGSDTMNNLMTLWCEGFTKDYPNVKCQIEGKGSSTAPPALIEGTAQFGPMSRAMKSKEIDEFEKAFGYKPTEVPTSIDALAVFVNKDNPIECLSIEQVDAIFSKNRKCGGAEDIATWGQLGLEGDWANVPISMYGRNSASGTYGYFKKKALCKGDYKDSVKEQPGSASVVQGITEDKSGIGYSGIGYITSGVKAIQLGKKAGQCADPNLQNIVSKEYPLGRYLYLYVNKKPNEQLDPLRLEFLKYVLSHQGQEVVVKDGYLPLPANVDAEIMETITAK